The Oscillatoria acuminata PCC 6304 genomic interval ACCATCATCTTCGATTTCAATGATGACCATCTCTCCACTGGTTCTGGCTCTTAAAGAAAGGGTTCCTTCAAGGGGTTTACCTACATTTTGTCTCTCTTCGATGGTTTCTAATCCATGACTGACGGCATTTCTGACCAGATGCAAGAGAGGATCCATCATCCGCTCTACGACGAATTTATCAATTTCGGTTTCTTGACCGCTGAGTTCAACCCGGATTTGTTTGGGGGTCTCGCGCACGAGGTCGCGCACCACAAATTGCATCCGGGCAAAGATTTCCCCGATGGGGACTAAGCGGACTCGCATCACCCCTTCTCGCAGGTCCCGGAGTTGCCGTTCTAGGATTTGGTTGATTTCGGTCAGGGGACGCAAGTCGGGGGGGGTGAGTTTTTGTTGGAGTTGGGTGAGGTGATTGGACAGTCGCGATCGGGTGATGACTAAATCTCCCATCATCCGCATCAGTTCATCCAGTTTGGGGAGGTCTACCCGCACTAAGTTGGAACTTTGGGAAATTAAGGGGGCGGCGGTGGGGGAGTCTGGGGTGGGGCTGCTGAAGGGTTCCGGTGGGGAATCTACTTGAGGGTCTTCGGGTGTGGTTTCTGCTGTTTGAGGGGTGTTCGCTTCAGGGACGAGATAGGGAGTCCAGGTGAGCCCGTCGTTTTCCCAGCCGATAAAGGTGTTGGCATTCACCGCCGTGACGATGAGGAAGTCAAATTGAATTTTTCCCTCTGGGGTCATCCGAGGTGCGGCATAAATTAACGGGCCCAGATTTTGGAGGCGATCGCGAATTTGGTTGACATTGATGCCTTGATGGGAGAGTTCGGGAGTAGGGATAAAAATAAACTGCCAAGGTTGAGCCCCTGGGGTGGCTAAACCTCGCTGCAACCGGCTGATTTCTTCCGCTTTGAGTTGCAGCACTGGGGGGGTCGAGTCTGCCACTTCACTCGCTTTTTCGGTTGGGGAAGTAACCGCTTTTAAGGCAGCAACGCTCTGTTTAATATCCGGCGATGGGGTTTGCTGACGATGGGCGGCAATGGTTTGCTCTAGTCCTTTGGTTCCTCCCAACAAAGCATCAAATCCTTGGGGACTGAGCATCACTTCCTGGTCCCGCAACACCCGCAAATAGCTCTCCATTTCATGGGCGAGTTCCTCCGCCTCTTTCACTCCCACCATGCCCGATAACCCTTTGAGGGAATGGAAACTGCGAAATAGCTCGTTCAAAACCGACCGCTCAATAGCAGTTTTCCCCACAAACGGCTCGATCGCCAACAATTCTCGCCGCACTACAGTTAAATGGTCTTCGCATTCGGCAAAATAGTCTTCTAAGAAGTCTGCAAAAAAATTTTTAGGGTCGGGTTGGGTGGACACAGGGGTTTTTCTCTCTTTTATATCTTTGTAATCAAGTAATTAATTAGATTTTAGAGGGGAGAATTGGGAGAATTGGGAGATGATTTAATGAGTTAGTAAATCGTGAACTTGACTTGAAAGAGAGCCGGGTTCAAAGGGTTTGGTTAAATAACAGGATGCTCCAGCTTGGATGGCTTCACTCCGACTACCTTCATCCCCTTTAGTGGTTAAAATTACAATAGGGGTTCTATTGTAGCTGGGATGTCCCAAGACGAATCTCAGGACTTCCAACCCATGCATATCGGGCATATTCAAATCTAAAATCATTAAATCGAAGGGAGCAACTGCTAGTTGTTCTATCGCTTCTAGTCCATTCCCTGCTTCCTGAAAAGTCACGTTGGTTAAGTCGCGCAGGGATGCGATTACCATTTTTCTCATCGTGGCTGAATCATCTACAACTAAAATCCGCTTCATCGGTCATTTCTCCTTGACTTTAAATGGAATAAATGCTACTATTAACCCCAAAAAATGATAACGTTTAGACCTGCATTTTTACTAACAATATGGAGCCTTAACCCTGTTAATTTGAGCTTCTATAACCTCGATTGTGAACGCCCCAGTGCTCTAACTTATGAATTTACTGAAATTCACAACCCATCAGCGCTGCTGGGGCTTTCTAAAAATTATATAATCTTCAGGCAACAACGGATGAGACTCTAGTCAATCAGAGCGCTCTATTGACTAGAGTCTCATCCTTTAATTATTTTCTCATATTCTTTTCCAAACGGGGGGATTTCTTCAAAAAATGCAACAATCTCCCCAGCGCTTTCTACAGTTGACTATTTTGGCAATCCTTATCCCCCAGGCTGTTTTAAGAGTCTGGATCTGATGGATGAGAGTGGGTCTGAAATCCGCTTGCTGCTTCGTGGGTTCCTCTGCCTCTCCTGCAATTCCCTAGTAAGGAGGGTTTTTTGCTCTGATTATTCCTGGGTTTGAGTGAGATTTAGATGGGTTTTAAGTCTTGATTAGTCTGAAAATTATCATGTTAGCTCATTTTGT includes:
- a CDS encoding chemotaxis protein CheA yields the protein MSTQPDPKNFFADFLEDYFAECEDHLTVVRRELLAIEPFVGKTAIERSVLNELFRSFHSLKGLSGMVGVKEAEELAHEMESYLRVLRDQEVMLSPQGFDALLGGTKGLEQTIAAHRQQTPSPDIKQSVAALKAVTSPTEKASEVADSTPPVLQLKAEEISRLQRGLATPGAQPWQFIFIPTPELSHQGINVNQIRDRLQNLGPLIYAAPRMTPEGKIQFDFLIVTAVNANTFIGWENDGLTWTPYLVPEANTPQTAETTPEDPQVDSPPEPFSSPTPDSPTAAPLISQSSNLVRVDLPKLDELMRMMGDLVITRSRLSNHLTQLQQKLTPPDLRPLTEINQILERQLRDLREGVMRVRLVPIGEIFARMQFVVRDLVRETPKQIRVELSGQETEIDKFVVERMMDPLLHLVRNAVSHGLETIEERQNVGKPLEGTLSLRARTSGEMVIIEIEDDGIGINPAQILEKASSRGLLPQREPRNLHSQNYDSTTLLEILCTPGFSTREVADLASGRGVGMAIVKKTIQELGGALTLETITGQKTKFVIELPLTLAIADALLLSLGPETYAIPQNSVREAITFPATAITLFDQTPMIPYRGKVIPLLRLESLFNLPPGKSTPSNPPQSPPIPLLLTSRHRQ
- a CDS encoding response regulator; the protein is MKRILVVDDSATMRKMVIASLRDLTNVTFQEAGNGLEAIEQLAVAPFDLMILDLNMPDMHGLEVLRFVLGHPSYNRTPIVILTTKGDEGSRSEAIQAGASCYLTKPFEPGSLSSQVHDLLTH